A genomic segment from Vicugna pacos chromosome 17, VicPac4, whole genome shotgun sequence encodes:
- the IQCF6 gene encoding IQ domain-containing protein F6 isoform X2 yields MVRRKLLHAALRAWVIQCWWRSMQAKMLEQRRRLALRLYTCQEWAVVKVQAQVRMWQARRRFLQARQAACIIQSHWRWHASQTRGLIQGRYEVKASRLELDIEILMT; encoded by the coding sequence ATGGTACGCCGGAAGTTACTGCACGCAGCACTCAGGGCCTGGGTCATCCAGTGCTGGTGGAGGTCGATGCAGGCCAAGATGCTGGAGCAAAGACGGCGCCTGGCACTAAGGCTCTACACCTGCCAGGAGTGGGCCGTGGTGAAGGTGCAGGCACAGGTTCGGATGTGGCAGGCCCGCAGACGGTTTCTCCAGGCACGCCAAGCAGCCTGCATCATCCAGTCTCACTGGCGCTGGCATGCCAGCCAAACCCGAGGCCTGATCCAGGGCCGCTACGAGGTCAAAGCCAGCCGGCTAGAGCTCGACATTGAAATCCTCATGACCTAG
- the IQCF6 gene encoding IQ domain-containing protein F6 isoform X1 gives MDEWTLKIRAMDTQNVSEARTEGTCPADDEQCLKLEKAAIKIQSWWRGNMVRRKLLHAALRAWVIQCWWRSMQAKMLEQRRRLALRLYTCQEWAVVKVQAQVRMWQARRRFLQARQAACIIQSHWRWHASQTRGLIQGRYEVKASRLELDIEILMT, from the exons ATGGATGAGTGGACTCTGAAGATCAGGGCCATGGACACACAAAATGTGAGTGAGGCCCGTACAGAAGGGACCTGCCCGGCGGATGATGAGCAGTGTTTAAAG TTAGAGAAGGCAGCCATAAAGATTCAGTCCTGGTGGCGTGGCAACATGGTACGCCGGAAGTTACTGCACGCAGCACTCAGGGCCTGGGTCATCCAGTGCTGGTGGAGGTCGATGCAGGCCAAGATGCTGGAGCAAAGACGGCGCCTGGCACTAAGGCTCTACACCTGCCAGGAGTGGGCCGTGGTGAAGGTGCAGGCACAGGTTCGGATGTGGCAGGCCCGCAGACGGTTTCTCCAGGCACGCCAAGCAGCCTGCATCATCCAGTCTCACTGGCGCTGGCATGCCAGCCAAACCCGAGGCCTGATCCAGGGCCGCTACGAGGTCAAAGCCAGCCGGCTAGAGCTCGACATTGAAATCCTCATGACCTAG